From a region of the Methanobacterium formicicum DSM 3637 genome:
- a CDS encoding heavy metal-binding domain-containing protein: MGLLESTVNFLKEKRWAFASILIGTAAGFLSAVICVVGNLVIFGFNIMFIVSPLIAGFVETYLARRMYGKSTGAISALLIFIIINAYAWLFPQDPIVLNFFTLGGLALMVQAAFPILINYLLFVVFLGVLTYAIGYLGNLLSKATSKVRRKPPAPEDIGDENLENPVDSLKTPNLNFLDDLDVPIVSIPHMDGGNITKHIGIVTGEAMVKDNSEGLSKISKKAQLDGMSLDEAREAAIRRMLDNAYEMGANTVIEVLIDYNSIGGLKGSALIVTATGTAVIYK, encoded by the coding sequence ATGGGATTGTTAGAATCTACAGTAAACTTTTTAAAAGAAAAACGATGGGCTTTTGCTTCTATACTCATAGGCACAGCTGCTGGATTTTTGTCAGCGGTAATCTGTGTTGTGGGAAATTTAGTAATTTTTGGGTTTAACATAATGTTCATTGTGTCTCCACTCATAGCCGGTTTCGTGGAAACCTACCTTGCAAGACGTATGTACGGTAAAAGCACAGGAGCAATCAGTGCGCTTTTAATATTTATAATTATCAATGCTTATGCTTGGCTTTTCCCCCAAGATCCAATTGTACTCAATTTCTTTACATTAGGTGGTCTTGCGTTGATGGTACAGGCTGCATTTCCCATACTCATAAATTATCTGCTTTTCGTTGTATTTTTGGGAGTGTTGACATATGCCATAGGTTATCTGGGGAATTTACTCTCAAAAGCCACGAGTAAGGTCCGGAGAAAACCTCCTGCACCGGAGGATATAGGCGATGAAAACCTTGAAAACCCCGTTGACTCTTTAAAAACTCCAAATTTAAACTTTTTGGATGATCTGGATGTTCCTATTGTATCAATTCCCCACATGGATGGTGGTAATATTACCAAACACATAGGTATAGTGACTGGGGAAGCGATGGTTAAGGATAACTCGGAAGGCCTTTCCAAGATATCTAAAAAAGCTCAATTAGATGGAATGAGTTTGGATGAAGCTAGAGAAGCAGCCATACGTAGAATGCTTGATAATGCATATGAAATGGGGGCCAATACTGTGATTGAAGTTTTGATAGATTACAATTCAATTGGAGGATTGAAGGGAAGTGCACTTATAGTTACAGCCACCGGGACTGCAGTAATATATAAATAG